In Calonectris borealis chromosome 20, bCalBor7.hap1.2, whole genome shotgun sequence, a genomic segment contains:
- the UNC13D gene encoding protein unc-13 homolog D isoform X1 produces MDAAGETPMGTLPGEESPEMDLSHRFSKRELALLYEEVLYTIRHRLGKPEHHHVADAQELYAYVQKAFGMDAEEHSVIMQQVKELESPIFCLKATVKEAKGILGKDVSGFSDPYCLLGIEAKSQEPAHPDHKKRMKAVVKDLIPEDQIHRTQVISQTLSPVWDETFILEFEDTETASFHLDMWDSDVVESVRHKLGELTDLHGLKRIFKDARKDKGQDDFLGNVVLRLKDLHCWDDQWYQLEPRTETYPNRGQCHLQFLLTHKKRATTSSRTQPSYTVHRHLLQQLVSYEILQHQAGSVAWDGELSRHASTVLYLHATQKDLSHFHQVMAQWLAYSKLYQSLEFSSNCLLHQITSIEYQWVQERLRPEQKAELAESFQSLLTYGVSLIRRYRIIFPLSVPRSTERLQSLLRVLVQMCKMKAFHELCTLSPDLPQTVSVALKSGTTEWFHMKKQHLKPMVKSMEENGKALSRLLLEVIGDLQQCQKIWNKFFINTLKLNLFSIAYLELESLVAEHVQGQLREVDSSMSKPTAESLFQLYMNLQELYRMKDFLPKRDGPLALSNFHQWFKEAVPQWLQKAYTIALERAQRAVQMDQLTPFGEHNKHSTSTVDLSTCYAQIVKTWQQLNWPDPEEAFMIMVKIVEDMCKIALMYCRLIKERAEALSLNEGEAANRLCIVVNNIKQLRLLILKLPSQLDWAQLEQRTGAVIDQQQIQHTLHNQLDSTVSCLDHEVRDVVQALATKLEKGIARHIQELSSSNDTREPEDSIIPLMKFLESELQYLNEHLVQENFKSLLTLLWHHTLAVLSAAAGQQVPSAQHYKKLHCALKSLELCFHAEGCGLPLETLHTAAFLSLETHLALCSATSRKLIQKYFSNRIQQQLDTSSEKYGAVTIKALYRPSEQKLRVEVLNAVNLIPLDSNGSSDPFVQLTLEPRHEFPEVVARTTQCKRNELHPLFDEAFDFLIPAEKCRQEGACLLLTVFDYDTLGANDLEGEAFFPLHHLPGLDTDEDQADAGRVPQTRLPLTHPKPTGDEILRLLESRKGDKEAQAFVKLRKQRAKQSKEME; encoded by the exons ATGGATGCTGCCGGCGAGACACCCATGGGGACCCTCCCCGGGGAGGAGAGCCCCGAG aTGGATCTGTCCCACCGGTTCTCCAAGAGAGAG CTGGCCCTGCTCTACGAGGAGGTCCTCTACACCATCCGGCACCGCCTGGGCAAGCCTGAGCACCACCACGTCGCCGACGCCCAAGAGCTCTACGCCTACGTGCAAAAG GCTTTCGGCATGGATGCGGAGGAGCACAGCGTCATCATGCAGCAGGTCAAGGAGCTGGAG aGCCCAATTTTTTGCCTGAAAGCAACCGTGAAGGAAGCCAAGGGGATTTTGGGTAAAGACGTCAGCG GGTTCAGCGACCCGTACTGCCTGCTGGGCATCGAGGCCAAGAGCCAGGAACCGGCCCACCCTGACCACAAGAAGCGGATGAAGGCAGTGGTCAAAGACCTCATCCCCGAAGACCAGATCCATCGCACACAAGTCATAAGCCAAACCCTCAGCCCGGTGTGGGACGAGACTTTTATCCT GGAGTTTGAAGACACAGAGACAGCCAGCTTCCACCTGGACATGTG GGACTCGGACGTGGTGGAGTCGGTGCGGCACAAGCTGGGGGAGCTGACGGACCTCCATGGCCTCAAACG GATCTTTAAAGATGCTCGCAAAGACAAAGGGCAGGACGATTTCCTGGGGAACGTGGTCCTTCGCCTGAAG GACCTGCACTGCTGGGACGACCAGTGGTACCAGCTGGAGCCACGGACGGAGACGTACCCCAACCGGGGACAGTGTCACCTGCAGTTCCTGCTGACTCACAAGAAG AGGGCCACCACGAGCAGCCGGACACAGCCGAGCTACACTGTCCATCgccacctcctgcagcagctggtgtCCTATGAGATCCTTCAGCACCAG GCCGGCAGCGTCGCCTGGGACGGGGAGCTGAGCAGGCACGCCAGCACCGTGCTGTACCTGCACGCCACGCAGAAGGATCTCTCCCACTTCCACCAGGTCATGGC gcagtGGCTGGCGTACAGCAAGCTCTACCAGAGCCTGGAGTTCAGCAGCAACTGCCTGCTCCACCAGATCACCAGCATCGAGTACCAGTGGGTGCAGGAGCGCCTGAGGCCAGAGCAG aaagcagagctggccGAGTCCTTCCAGTCTTTGCTGACTTACGGGGTCTCCCTCATCCGGAGGTACCGCAtcattttccccctctctgtCCCGAGGTCCACGGAGAGGCTCCAGTCCCTGCTCCG GGTCCTGGTCCAGATGtgcaaaatgaaagctttccACGAGCTGTGCACGCTCAGCCCCGACCTCCCCCAGACGGTCTCCGTGGCGCTGAAG TCAGGCACGACAGAGTGGTTTCACATGAAGAAGCAGCACCTCAAGCCCATGGTGAAG AGCATGGAGGAGAATGGCAAAGCCTTGTCCAGACTCCTCCTGGAGGTGATAGGAGATCTCCAGCAGTGCCAGAAAATCTGGAATAAATTCTTCATCAA CACCTTGAAGTTGAATCTCTTCTCCATCGCCTACCTGGAGCTGGAGAGCCTG GTCGCGGAGCATGTCCAGGGGCAGCTGCGTGAAGTCGACAGCAGCATGTCCAAGCCCACAGCTGAGAGCCTTTTCCAGCTCTACATGAACCTGCAGGAGCTCTATCGGATGAAGGACTTCCTCCCAAAGAG GGATGGACCTCTGGCTCTGAGCAATTTCCACCAGTGGTTCAAGGAAGCTGTGCCCCAGTGGCTGCAGAAGGCCTACACCATTGCGCTGGAGAGGGCACAGAGAGCCGTCCAGATGGACCAG CTGACGCCCTTCGGGGAGCACAACAAGCACAGCACATCCACCGTCGACCTGTCCACCTGCTACGCCCAGATCGTGAAGACCTGGCAGCAGCTCAACTGGCCGGACCCTGAGGAAGCCTTCATGATCATGGTGAAGATCGTGGAG GACATGTGCAAAATCGCCCTGATGTACTGCCGGCTCATCAAGGAGAGGGCTGAGGCTCTGTCGCTGAACGAGGGTGAAGCGGCCAACAGG ctctgCATCGTGGTGAACAACATCAAGCAGCTGCGGCTGCTGATCCTGAAGCTGCCGTCGCAGCTGGACTGGGCCCAGCTGGAGCAGCGCACAGGGGCCGTCATCGACCAGCAGCAGATCCAGCATACGCTGCACAACCAGCTCGACAGCACCGTCTCCTGCCTGGACCACGAGGTCCGGGATGTGGTGCAAGCCCTGGCTACCAAG CTGGAAAAGGGCATCGCCAGGCACATCCAGGAGCTCTCATCTTCCAATGACACCCGGGAGCCTGAAGAC TCCATCATCCCCCTCATGAAGTTCCTGGAGTCGGAGCTGCAGTATCTCAATGAGCATCTGGTCCAGGAGAACTTCAAAAG CCTCCTCACTCTCCTCTGGCATCACACCTTGGCCGTGCTGTCGGCAGCCGCGGGGCAGCAGGTCCCCTCGGCCCAGCACTACAAGAAGCTGCACTGTGCCCTGAAG AGCCTGGAGCTGTGCTTCCACGCCGAGGGCTGCGGGCTGCCGCTGGAGACCCTCCACACCGCAGCCTTCCTG TCGCTGGAGACCCACCTGGCCCTCTGCTCTGCCACCAGCCGCAAACTCATCCAGAAATACTTCAGCAACAGGATCCAGCAGCAG CTGGACACCAGCTCGGAGAAGTACGGGGCCGTGACGATCAAAGCGCTGTACCGCCCTTCGGAGCAGAAACTCCGCGTGGAAGTGCTCAACGCCGTCAACCTCATCCCGCTGGACTCCAACG GCTCAAGCGACCCCTTCGTCCAGCTCACCCTCGAGCCCCGGCATGAGTTCCCCGAGGTGGTGGCCCGGACCACCCAGTGCAAGAGGAACGAGCTGCACCCCCTCTTCGACGAAGCCTTCGACTT